In Coregonus clupeaformis isolate EN_2021a chromosome 15, ASM2061545v1, whole genome shotgun sequence, one genomic interval encodes:
- the LOC121582397 gene encoding apelin receptor B: MEMWTTADSSDYYDYDYEEQENSTMCDYSEWEPSYKVIPVLYMLIFILGLSGNGVVIFTVWRAQAKRRTADIYIGNLAMADLTFVLTLPLWAVYTALGYHWPFGVALCKISSYVVLLNMYASVFCLTAMSFDRYLAIVHSLSSTQLRTRGHMQASLTAIWLLSGLLAAPTLIFRTTKDDENSNRISCGMDFSLVLGGGNQTINRSNVLKQKESMWIAGLSISSSALGFLLPFLAMMVCYCFIGCTVTRHFNSLRKEDQRKRRLLKIITTLVVVFAACWMPFHVLKSADALSYLNLAPNTCAFLRFLLLAHPYATCLAYVNSCLNPFLYAFFDLRFRSQCLCLLNLKKALHTSPACSLSSQKTEAQSLATKV, translated from the coding sequence ATGGAGATGTGGACAACCGCTGACAGCTCTGACTACTATGACTATGATTATGAAGAACAGGAGAACAGCACCATGTGTGACTACTCTGAGTGGGAGCCGTCCTACAAAGTCATCCCAGTCCTCTACATGCTCATCTTCATCCTAGGTCTCTCTGGCAACGGCGTGGTCATCTTCACTGTGTGGAGGGCTCAGGCCAAGCGCCGGACAGCAGACATCTACATAGGCAACCTGGCCATGGCTGACCTGACCTTCGTGCTGACTCTGCCCCTCTGGGCAGTGTACACTGCACTGGGCTACCACTGGCCCTTCGGTGTGGCCCTCTGCAAGATCAGCAGCTACGTGGTGCTGCTCAACATGTACGCCAGCGTCTTCTGCCTCACCGCCATGAGCTTTGACCGCTACCTGGCCATCGTGCACTCTCTGTCCAGCACCCAGCTGCGTACCCGTGGCCACATGCAGGCCTCCCTGACGGCAATCTGGCTCCTCTCTGGCCTACTGGCTGCCCCCACACTCATCTTCCGCACCACCAAGGACGATGAGAACAGCAACCGCATCTCCTGTGGCATGGACTTCAGCCTGGTGTTGGGTGGGGGTAATCAAACAATCAATCGATCAAATGTATTGAAGCAGAAGGAGTCCATGTGGATTGCAGGGCTCAGCATCTCCTCCTCTGCCCTGGGCTTCCTCCTGCCCTTCCTGGCCATGATGGTGTGCTACTGCTTCATCGGCTGCACCGTGACACGCCACTTCAACAGCCTGCGTAAGGAGGACCAGCGGAAGCGACGTCTGCTGAAGATCATCACCACCCTGGTGGTTGTGTTTGCTGCCTGCTGGATGCCCTTCCACGTGCTGAAGAGCGCTGATGCCCTCTCCTACCTGAACCTGGCTCCAAACACCTGCGCCTTCCTCCGTTTCCTCCTGCTGGCCCACCCTTATGCTACCTGCCTGGCCTACGTCAACAGCTGCCTCAATCCCTTCCTGTACGCCTTCTTCGACCTGCGCTTCCGTTCCCAGTGCCTCTGTCTGCTCAACCTGAAGAAGGCCTTGCACACCAGCCCCGCTTGCTCCCTGTCCTCCCAGAAGACAGAGGCCCAGTCGCTGGCCACTAAGGTGTGA